The sequence CCTTTGCCTATGTATATAAACTCGGAAGGTTCTTTTAACCTCACTTGTGTAGGTATGGGAAGTTTTAATGCCTTCTCCCAAAGCTCACCATAACTTACTTTTTTGTTTGCATAGCTTACATAACCCATCCGTGCTTGCAGTTTTTCTTTTGGTACTTTCCACTCGCGCGATGCACTCTCTAAGATCATCTCCTTCACAGATGCACCAAGGAGTCTTAAGAATTCGTACATATTTCTTACGCTGGTGCTTCCGCCTGTGAGCTGTGATCCCATCTTTTTGTCTATGTAAACATCCCTTGCGGGTGCTGATTTTACTATAACCCTATCCCAAGGAAAGTCCAGCTCATCAGCTACTATCATGGACAAACCCGTATAAACGCCTTGTCCCATCTCTGACTTGTTCACCAAAAGCATAAGATAATTATCTTTCGTTATGCTTGCCCACAAGTGAGGTTTAATTTGTGGGTTTTCGGAAGCTTTCACAAGCTTAAATCCTTCAGGCAAAAGGACAAGACCCAAACCTAAACCGCCGAGCTTTATAAGGTCCCTTCTGGTAATCATGCTTTTACCTCCATGAGCTTTTGTGCCCTTTGAATGGCTTTTAGTATCCTTCCGTAAGTTCCACACCTACAGAGGTGAGAGGACATAACGGAGATGATCTCTTCTTTGCTTGCTCTTGGGTTTTTATTAAGGAGCGCATAAGCTTCAACTATCTGTCCCGGCTGGCAATAACCACACTGTGGTACATCAAGTTCTATCCATGCACGCTTTACTGGGTGATAAGATGGAATGCCTTCTATGGTGATAATCCTCTTTCCTTTTACTGAACCAACAGGAGTTATGCAAGAGCGTGTAGGATTCTCTTCCACGAGGACGGTACAAGCACCGCATATACCCTTTCCGCATCCAAACTTGGTGCCAGTAAGGCCTATGTGTTCCCTTATTACCCAAAGGAGAGGTGTATCCTCCTCTACATCTACCTTGTAGTGCCTTCCGTTTAGATAAAGCTCAACCATACTTCACCTCCTTAAAGCCATGCTCTTATATACTGTCTTGGTACTTCAGGCTTTAGTCCTTTACTTTTTGCCCACCTCATAGGTAGATAAGGGTCTCTCAAAAACTCTCGTGCAATGGCAACAAGGTCTGCCCTTGAGTTTCCTATTATTTCTTCTGCTTGTTCGTAGGTGGTTATGAGTCCTACGCTCATGGTTTTTATGCCTACCTCCTTTTTTATTCTTTCTGCATAAGGTACTTGAAAACCTGCATAAGCATTAACTTTTTCTTCTTCAACTATACCACCCGAAGAGCAGTCTATAACATCACAACCCTCTTCTTTTAGTGCTCTTGCCAGATGGATGCTATCTTCTAATGTCCAACCACCTTCTACGTAGTCAACGCAGGAGAGTCTCACAAAAAGTGGCATACTGTCGGGAATGGCTTTTCTTACTGATCGTACCACTTCTATTAAAAACCTCTCCCGGTTTTCCAAACTATCACCGTAGTTATCAGTTCTTTTGTTAGAGATGGGAGATAGAAACTCGTGAAGGAGGTATCCGTGCGCAGAATGGATCTCTATTACATCAAAGCCCGCATCAACCGCTCTCTTTGCTGCATTAACAAAAGCTTTCTGAACTTCTTGTATGTCTTCTTGCTTCATTTCCTTAGGAACAAGCCAGTCTTTTCCGTAAGGGATTGGACTGGGTGCTATTGCATGCTTTGAGCCTTTTAATTTTTTCTTCTCTCTTTCCCAAGGTGCGTAGTCTTCTGCTTTTCTTCCAGCGTGAGCCAGCTGTATGCCCACCTTAGCACCAAAAGAGTGGCAAAAATCCACAATCCTCTTTAGGCCTTCGATGTGTTCGTCCTTCCATATACCAAGGTCCAACGGAGAGATCCTTCCTCTTGGTTCTACAGCGGTAGCTTCGGTGAATATAAGGCCTGCACCACCCACCGCCCTTGAACCCAAATGAACCAGATGCCAATCGTTAGCAAAACCATCTTCTGAAGAGTACATACACATAGGAGAGACCACCAACCTGTTTTTTAAGGTGATTCCACGAATTTTAAGGCTTGAAAATACAGTCATAACCAATATTCTACCAAACAAGGATTTTCTGTCAAGTACTTACAGTTTTGTGATATACTTACAAAAAAGAAACTAAAGGAGGTGCTAATGAAAGAATGTCCCATAGAGCTAACATTAAATGTCATAGGTGGCAAGTGGAAGTTTCTTATCATAAAAGAGCTTATGGCTGGACCCAAAAGGTTCTCACAGCTTCAAAAATCTATAAAAGGCATAACTCAAAGAATGCTAACTAAACAACTCAGAGAGCTAGAGCGTGATGGTATAGTAAACAGAATACTTTACCCTCAAGTTCCACCAAAAGTAGAGTATACCTTAACACCTGTGGGCAAAGAGCTTAAAAGCGTGCTATCAGCTTTACACAGTTGGGGACTTCTGTATATGCAAGAAAATGGGCAGGGGGTAAGCTCGGGTTGTGAAACCGAGTGGCTCAAATAATTAATCGTCCCAATCTTTCCAGTGCTTCCAGTGTTTGTGCTTGTGAATGATGATTACCCTTTCCACCGGAACATAGTAAACGGGAGGAGGATAATATGGGCGGTAGACTACAGGCCTTTCTACATAAACTATCCTTTCTGGGCAGTAATGAGGGGCACCTAAATTTACACCTAAGGAGAAGAAAACTCTGTCGTGCGCCAAAGATACACCTGAAACCAAAAGAAAAGCTACAATTAGCTTTCTCATGGTAATACCTCCTATTCTTAAATTTAGCGCTGTTTTTATGAACCAAAAATGAAAATAAAGTGTATTATTTTAAAGATATGTTTAAGAAAGTCTTGATAGCAAACAGGGGTGAAGTGGCTCTCAGGATCATAAGGGCTTGTAAAGAGTTAGGCATAAAAACTGTTGCTATTTACTCAGAAGCGGATGCAAGATCCCTTTATGTAAAGAAGGCAGACGAGTCTTACCTAATACCTGGGGATCCCATATGGGCTTATTTGGATTATGTGAGAATAGTGGACCTTGCCAAATCTGTAGGGGCTGATGCCATACATCCCGGTTATGGTTTTCTTGCAGAAAATGCTGAGTTTGCAAAGTTCTGCCAAAAGAGGGGTATAACTTTTATAGGTCCTAAACCAGAACACATAGAGATCTTTGGGGATAAGGTTAAAGCTAAAAGCATGATGAAAAAGCTTGGTATTCCTACTGTTCCTGGTGTAGATGAACCCTTAAAAGACCCTGCGGATGCACTACACTACGCTAAGGAGATAGGCTTTCCCGTCATACTAAAATCCGCATACGGTGGAGGGGGTAGAGGTATGAGAGTGGTAAAAAGCCAGGAGGAACTGCCCAAACTTTTTGAGTCCGCTTACAGGGAAGCAGAAACCTTCTTTGGCAAAGGGGATCTCTTTATAGAAAAGTACTTGGAAAATCCCAAGCACATAGAGGTTCAGATTATAGGAGACAAATACGGCAATGTGGTACATCTTGGAGAGAGGGACTGCTCTATACAAAGAAAGCACCAGAAGATTATTGAGATCACGCCGTGTCCCGTTTTACCAAAAGATATAAGAAGTAAAATGCTTGGACTTAGTGTGCGTGCCATGATGCAGGTGGGATACGAGAGTGCAGGTACTCTTGAGTTTCTCGTAGACCTTCAGAAGGGAGAGTTTTACTTCATAGAAATGAACACAAGACTACAGGTGGAGCATACCATAACGGAAATGGTCTCAGGCATTGACATAGTAGAACACATGATAAGGGTCGCTTACGGAGAACCTCTACCCTTTACTCAAAGTGATATAACTTTTAGAGGATACGCTATAGAGTTCAGGATAAATGCAGAAGACCCCAAAAGAAACTTTGCACCGGCACCTGGGAAGATCACCGCATATTACTCACCGGGAGGTCCAGGCGTCAGAATGGATGCGGGCGTTTATAAGGACTTTGTCATTCCACCTTATTACGATTCCATGATAGCCAAACTGAGCGTGTGGGCTCTCACATGGGATAGGGTTATAGCAAGAGCAAAGAGAGCCATAGATGAGTTCATAGTAAGGGGTGTCCCTACTAACATACCCCTACACAGAGAAATAATAAGAGATGAGGACTTCATAAAAGGATACTTTGGCATAAAGTTTCTTGAAGAGAAGCTCCCCACATACGATTTTGAGATAGAAGATCAGAAAAATCCTGAAGACATAACCTTAGCCATATCCGCCGCTATAGCTTCTTATTATGGACTGTAAGCGATGCTCACCCCAGGGCTTTCAAAGCCTAGCTTATTTTTCACTTTAACCGTATAAGTGGTCTTCTCTTCTGGTAGATTATCTTCGTACATGTAAGCCTCTGTACTTCCTACCTTTTTACCGTTTTTGTATATGACAAACTCACTGAAAAGCTCATCAGGAGTGTAGGACCAAAAGATGTATATTTTGCCAGACACTACCTGATATTCAAGCCTTTGAACATCTTTTATGGGTGGTGCAGGTTTGGAAGCTATGCAAAACTCGTAAGGTTGGCTCTCCTGCCCTTCCACCACACCCGTTATAGCGTAGCATCTTTTATAGTAATCCTTGCCTATCTTATACTCTCCTTTGAACTCCACTCCCTCTGAAAGTCTTACACTACCATCCAATACGGGATAAAGCCTGTAGGAAGGAAAGCCTTCCGCTCTTATGAGAACACTCTCTTGGTCCTCCCTAATATAAACTGCCGGTTTTGTTTCTACGGCTCTCTTGACGCAGAACTTTTCGGTGCGTCCTCCGAGTCTTTTCACCTTAAAGCAAAAGGCAGAACTCTGTTCTTTTACAAACCACTCTCCTGATTTTTCAAAGCCTTCTACCTGGATCTCACCTTGCAAAGACTGCACATAAACCTTACTTCCTATTCTTTTTACTTCCACTACGGGCTCTGGTAGTGGCTGAGGATTAGTCTTTACACCACACGAAAGGAGAAGTAAAGGAAGTAAGAAAAGGTATAGCATTTAAACATATTAACCCATACCGCTTTCCTTCTCATAGGGCCAAAGCAGAATACCTCCTGCCAAGTTGTAAGCCTCATAACCCATGTGTCTTAAAAAGTAGGTAGCGAAAGCACTTCTTTCACCACTTCTGCAATAAACTATGTACTTTTTGTCCTTAGGAAGGTCTTTATAAGCGTAGCGAAGTTCGTCTAAAGGTATGAGCTTAGAGTTGGGTATTCTGATCTGCACGTGTTCTTGAGGTGTTCTTACATCAAGCAGTACAACATCTTTATCTTCTTGTAGCATTCTCTTTGCCTCTTCGTAAGAAACTTCCGGAACCTGAAACATGCCAAACCTCCTACAAATATTATTATATACAAAAATTCTTATAAACTGTATTTATTGTTCTAACCTTTATAAAAGCATCTTATAATATCCTTATGGAGGAGCTAAAATGCAAAGAGTTCTGCTCATCCTTGCAATAGTATTTACTTACGTAGTTATGGTATGGGGAGGGATGGTCAGATCGTCAGATTCGGGGCTTGCCTGTCCCAGCTGGCCTTTGTGTTATGGGAACTTTGAACCTCCCAAGGATACCGCAGCGAAACTTGAGATGGGACACAGGACAGTGAGTAGTCTTGCTGGCATGTTTACCTTGCTGAGCTTTTTATATGTATGGAGGAGAAACAAAGGCACTCCAAGACTTACTTCTGGCTTAGCTCTACTTTTTACCTTCAGTGCAGCGTTCACTGGTATGAAGATGATAAAAGGTGAAACACCTCATCTTAAGTATATTTCCCACATGCTTTTAGAATCCATGCACATATACGAATCCATGATAATACTAGGTTTTTTGGTGCTTACCTACAGGCTTATTTACAAAGAAGGCCATCAAGAAGGTATACCCTTATATGCTTACGTGTTTGCCCTTGCTACTATGATAACTGGTGTGCTGGTAAGGTATACAGCTTCTGGTGAAGCTTGCGGACACGAATGGCCTACATGCAACGGAAGCCTTATACCAGAATTTACCAATTGGAAAGTGACTCTTCAGTTCATACACAGAAACTTAGCTTATATCACGTGGCTTGCCTTTTTACTCGCCCTTGTGTCCAACTTTAACAGAACTACCCTTTTAGCTTTTGCCTTCATAAACTTACAGTTCTTGTTTGCCATATCTATGGTACTCACAGGGTTTTTCCTACCCTTGAGCTTTATGGACACAGCTATGGGATTTTTCCTGTTTGCTTGGCTAACTTACCATGTGCAAGTTAAACCTACAATAAATACAAAGGTTAGAGAGGCATGGTAGTGAAAACAGTGGTAGCCTACAGAAACTTAATTAGGGATTATATCCTCCTTACAAAGCCTGGTATAGTGGTGCTTGTGCTCATCACCTGTTTGACAGGTATGTATCTTGCGGCAAAGGGCTTCCCAAGTCCCTGGCTCGTTTTTTGGTGTTTACTGGGTACTGGGCTTGCGTCTGCCGGCTCAGCGGTTCTCAATCAGTTCTTTGACAGGGACATAGATGCTATTATGTCAAGGACAAAGAGCAGGCCTCTACCTTCTGGAAGCGTTAGCCCTCTGAGTGCCCTTATCTTTGGTTCCATTCTTCTTATTACATCTTTTTACATAATGGCTGTTTTTATAAATCCTGTTGCTACTTTCTTTACCCTAACCGCATCTTTTTTCTATGTAGTGGTTTACACGCTGGCTCTTAAAAGGAGAAGTCCTTTGGCTACCGAGATAGGTGGCATTTCTGGTGCTCTCCCTCCTGTTATAGGTTATACCGCAGTTACTGGGAAGCTTAGCATAGAACCTCTTA comes from Hydrogenobacter hydrogenophilus and encodes:
- a CDS encoding (2Fe-2S)-binding protein codes for the protein MVELYLNGRHYKVDVEEDTPLLWVIREHIGLTGTKFGCGKGICGACTVLVEENPTRSCITPVGSVKGKRIITIEGIPSYHPVKRAWIELDVPQCGYCQPGQIVEAYALLNKNPRASKEEIISVMSSHLCRCGTYGRILKAIQRAQKLMEVKA
- the namA gene encoding NADPH dehydrogenase NamA; this translates as MTVFSSLKIRGITLKNRLVVSPMCMYSSEDGFANDWHLVHLGSRAVGGAGLIFTEATAVEPRGRISPLDLGIWKDEHIEGLKRIVDFCHSFGAKVGIQLAHAGRKAEDYAPWEREKKKLKGSKHAIAPSPIPYGKDWLVPKEMKQEDIQEVQKAFVNAAKRAVDAGFDVIEIHSAHGYLLHEFLSPISNKRTDNYGDSLENRERFLIEVVRSVRKAIPDSMPLFVRLSCVDYVEGGWTLEDSIHLARALKEEGCDVIDCSSGGIVEEEKVNAYAGFQVPYAERIKKEVGIKTMSVGLITTYEQAEEIIGNSRADLVAIAREFLRDPYLPMRWAKSKGLKPEVPRQYIRAWL
- a CDS encoding winged helix-turn-helix transcriptional regulator, whose translation is MKECPIELTLNVIGGKWKFLIIKELMAGPKRFSQLQKSIKGITQRMLTKQLRELERDGIVNRILYPQVPPKVEYTLTPVGKELKSVLSALHSWGLLYMQENGQGVSSGCETEWLK
- a CDS encoding acetyl-CoA carboxylase biotin carboxylase subunit, whose product is MFKKVLIANRGEVALRIIRACKELGIKTVAIYSEADARSLYVKKADESYLIPGDPIWAYLDYVRIVDLAKSVGADAIHPGYGFLAENAEFAKFCQKRGITFIGPKPEHIEIFGDKVKAKSMMKKLGIPTVPGVDEPLKDPADALHYAKEIGFPVILKSAYGGGGRGMRVVKSQEELPKLFESAYREAETFFGKGDLFIEKYLENPKHIEVQIIGDKYGNVVHLGERDCSIQRKHQKIIEITPCPVLPKDIRSKMLGLSVRAMMQVGYESAGTLEFLVDLQKGEFYFIEMNTRLQVEHTITEMVSGIDIVEHMIRVAYGEPLPFTQSDITFRGYAIEFRINAEDPKRNFAPAPGKITAYYSPGGPGVRMDAGVYKDFVIPPYYDSMIAKLSVWALTWDRVIARAKRAIDEFIVRGVPTNIPLHREIIRDEDFIKGYFGIKFLEEKLPTYDFEIEDQKNPEDITLAISAAIASYYGL
- a CDS encoding rhodanese-like domain-containing protein, translated to MFQVPEVSYEEAKRMLQEDKDVVLLDVRTPQEHVQIRIPNSKLIPLDELRYAYKDLPKDKKYIVYCRSGERSAFATYFLRHMGYEAYNLAGGILLWPYEKESGMG
- a CDS encoding COX15/CtaA family protein, coding for MQRVLLILAIVFTYVVMVWGGMVRSSDSGLACPSWPLCYGNFEPPKDTAAKLEMGHRTVSSLAGMFTLLSFLYVWRRNKGTPRLTSGLALLFTFSAAFTGMKMIKGETPHLKYISHMLLESMHIYESMIILGFLVLTYRLIYKEGHQEGIPLYAYVFALATMITGVLVRYTASGEACGHEWPTCNGSLIPEFTNWKVTLQFIHRNLAYITWLAFLLALVSNFNRTTLLAFAFINLQFLFAISMVLTGFFLPLSFMDTAMGFFLFAWLTYHVQVKPTINTKVREAW
- the cyoE gene encoding heme o synthase, coding for MVVKTVVAYRNLIRDYILLTKPGIVVLVLITCLTGMYLAAKGFPSPWLVFWCLLGTGLASAGSAVLNQFFDRDIDAIMSRTKSRPLPSGSVSPLSALIFGSILLITSFYIMAVFINPVATFFTLTASFFYVVVYTLALKRRSPLATEIGGISGALPPVIGYTAVTGKLSIEPLILFLIMFVWQPPHFWVLAVKYAEDYKKAGVPTLPVVKGIFQTKVRTLFYTAMLFPLSLLPALYGMAGKVYFFTAFVLSFIYLILTLRFFFSKSSKGMFLFFYSIIYLALLFSMMVFDMTR